The Bartonella australis AUST/NH1 genome contains the following window.
AAAAAAATACGATATCACGCACCTTATCTCTGTAATCTCTTATAAAAAACACAAATAGGCCTATAAAAGCGCAATGTTTATATTTTTTTAAGAAATCGCTAACCCGTCATTAATATTGTTGATCTAGACAATAGGCAGAAACGGAAAACAAACTGTTTTTCTTCGGGTCAGGTAGTGCGTACCGAAGCAATGATCTCTGCCGAATATTGGGTATTATAGAGAGAACATGTACTCATAAGACTGCGCATCTATTTTTCAGGATAGCGCAGTTTTATGCTTTATAGGAAGGCCATTTTGGCCGTGTATATTATCGGTAAAAATCTTTTCTACGAGGGAACAATTTATCAGCGTGCTTAAACAAATTCAAAAAAAGAAGATGCACACTATTTTGCTAATTTTTCATCGTCCTTGCGCCCACAAAGCGCTTGTTTCAGCACAAAAATCAGCATAGCATTCCGCTTCGATAGAAGCCCGAATACCTTGCATAAGCTGTTGATAATAAAAAAGATTATTCCACGTTAGTAACATACCCCCAAGAGATTCTCCGGACTTAATTAAGTGGTGTAAATAAGCGCAACTGTAATCACGAGCAGCGGGACAAAGCGATTGTAGATCGAGAGGAAGTGGATCTTCTGCATAACGAGCATTACGCAAATTAATCCTGCCGAAGCGAGTGAAAGCTAAACCATGACGACCCGCACGAGTTGGCATAACACAATCAAACATATCAATACCCCGGGCGACACTTTTCAAAATATCATCCGGCGTTCCCACCCCCATGAGATAACGCGGTTTATCCTCTGGCAAAATCGAACAAACAACATCTAATACATTTATCATAATATTTTGAGGTTCACCAACCGCAAGCCCTCCAATCGCGTAGCCTTTCAAATCCATCTCTTTCAGTGCTTGAGCAGAGCGTTCGCGCAACTTCATATTATCACCGCCTTGCACAATACCGAACATAGCTTTATTTGGTTGATCACCAAAAGCCGTTTTACAACGCTGCGCCCAAGATAGCGAGAGTTCCATAGCCATTTCCATTTCTCTCTCGCTTGCCGGTAACGCAATACATTGATCAAGCTGCATTTGAATATCAGAATCAAGGAGCCCTTGGATTTCGATGGAACGCTCCGGACTCATTTCGTAATACGCTCCATTAATATAAGAGCGAAAAATTACGCTTTTCTCCGTAATTTTACAAATTCCTGCGAGCGACATAACCTGAAACCCTCCAGAATCTGTCAAAATAGGTCCAGGCCAGCGGATAAACTCATGTAGCCCTCCCAAACGCGCTACACGCTCAGCTCCTGGGCGCAACATTAAATGATATGTATTGCCCAAAATTATATCTGCCCCAAGAGTACTCAACTGATCCATATACATGGCCTTAACAGTTCCCGCGGTCCCAACCGGCATAAATGCTGGTGTGCGAATACACCCACGCGCTGTTATAATTTCGCCCCGGCGTGCGCACCCATCTTGAGAGATTTTGTTATAATGAAATGTTTTTATCATCATTCTTATCTTTTTAATTTTATCAACTCATACCGTCATAAAAATAAAAAATACTTTTTCAAACTACATTATAGACGCTTCCAAGATTCTCTATACGCTGAAGGTCTGCACACAGAAAATTTGAGAAAAATAAGTGAAAATAGTAATTTGGCCTAATACCCCCCACAATAAATAGCCGTACTCACCCATTACAACCTAAATACCCGTAAAACTATTGCTTTAGCGGGAACGATGTTTGTTCTTACAGATTTTTGCTACTATATTGATATTTTTATAGTTTGAGCGTTTATATGGCCAATTTCTGAGCACCTTTTACAACCACACGCGTTCCCCACTTTTATAGATATAAAAACTTTTTACGTCTATAAGTAACGTAACAAAATACCGCTTTGTGCATGATTTTTTAAACCATCTAGAGATCTTTGACAAAATATGAACAGCGTTAACGCTGTTGCTGCCTTTTCTTCGCTGCTAGAACTGACAGAGTGACCTTTTTATCTTAACATCCCATCATCAAATGTGCTCCATCACAACATATAAAAAGCAAAATATAGTCAAAAGTCAGCTCCCGCAGTGCTATCAGCACATAATAAGGTCCGCAGAAACTGCATCAAACAACTTAATATGTAGTATTAGCGCCCCCGCATCGGAACTTACCAGAAAATTAAGAGACGCAAAATCCCGCGCTCTTTTTTAATAAACCTAAAGCGAAGAGCCCACTCACACAGATAGTCAATTTTAAGGTAATTGATTGTCCTAAAAAACGCGAAATAAAAATCCTATTTACTCGAAATGTATGGCCCACACCTGCCCCAAAGAACCTTATAAAAGGCAATTATTGTACAACGCATAATTATTCTATATTCGCGGCGATTGTAGCTTTAATAATGACGTCAGGATTCACTACAGGTTCGCCACGCTTGATCTTATCGACATTTTCCATACCTTCAATAACCTGCCCCCACACGGAATATTGACGATCAAGCCAAGGAGCGTCCGCGAGGCAAATAAAAAATTGCGAATTAGCAGAATTTGGATTCTGACTACGTGCCATAGAAACTATACCGCGTTTATGAGAAAAATTGGAAAACTCTGCTTTCAAATCAGGTTTATCCGAGCCGCCCATACCTACACGCGACGAATTAAATTTTTCGCTGTCTTTTTTTCCAAATTGCACATCGCCGGTCTGTGCCATAAAACCATCGATAACGCGGTGAAAAACAACATTATCGTAAGCACCTTCGTCAGCGAGTTCTTTAATACGCATAACATGACAAGGAGCCAAGTCAGCAAAAAGCTCAATAACTATTTTGCCTTTTGTTGTTTCAAGAATGAGAGTGTTCTCTGGATCTCTGACCTCAGCCATGTAGATTACTCCTTTAAATTATTTATCAATTTTCAAATAGGCAGCATCGATAACATCAGGATCTGGTACAGATCCATTATTATCCACAGTGCCTTTTTTAATTTTATCAACAACCTCTATTCCCTCAATAACTTCCCCGACAACAGTGTACTGACTATTTAAAAAAGGAGAGTCACTGAAACAAATAAAGAATTGAGAATTTGCCGAATTAGGGTCCTGTGAACGTGCCATGCCAACTGTGCCACGTTTAAATGGCTGCGCCGAAAACTCTGCTGGCAGATTAGGATAATTTGAACCACCTGCGCCAACACGTTTAAGATCAAAATCAACGCTGCCCTTTTTCCCAAACTTTACATCACCAGTTTGTGCCATAAAACCGGGAATGACACGATGAAACACAACATTATTATAAGCTCCTTCTTCCGTTAATTTCTTGATTTGATCAACATGTTTTGGCGCGAGATCAGGACGAAGGCGAATAATGACGTTACCGTTTTTGAGGGATAAAACGAGGATATTACGGTCATCTGCTACTGCGTTAGACGAAAAAAAGCAAAAAACATATACTAAAATGGCAAAGACTTTAGGATACATCATCATTCTCTTTCGAAGATTTGCATTTTAAGAGCAAAGCTTGCGCGACATTTTGGGGGACAAAAGGTGCAACATCCCCCCCCATAGCAGAAATCTGCCGCACTAACGTAGAGGTAATCGTACGGCCGAAAACACTAGCTGGTAAAAAGACAGTTTGCAATTCGGGAGCCATGATCCCATTCATTCCTGCCATCTGCATCTCGTAATCAAGGTCAGTGCCATCGCGCAAACCGCGAATGAGGAAAGAAGCACCAATCTCACGTGCTTTATCTATTAAAAGATTATCAAATGAAATAACCCGCAACCGTTTAGAATCTACATTTAATAAATCCTTCCCCACTTGTGCGATTAAATCAGCACGTTCTTCAAAGCTAAAGAGTGGCTGTTTTTTAGGCTGTATGCCTATCGCCACCACGACTTCATCAGCTAACGCCAAACTGCCTCGCAAAACATCAAGGTGACCATTTGTAATAGGATCAAAGGAACCCGCATAAAGAGCAATTGTCATCATTCTACCCCGACAGTTTCAGAGTCATTTCTCTTCTTTAACGCTAACCGCCTCAAAATGCTCTTCGCTTTCACCGTCTAATTGGCCGGCGTGATCTTCAGGATCGGAAATACGCTCTACCGATACAACTTTTTCACCTTTCGCTGTATTGAAAATTTTTACCCCTTTAGTTGAACGACCGGCTATACGGATACCATCAACGGGAACGCGAATAAGCTGCCCCCCATCAGAAACCAACATAATCTGATCTTTTTCCTCTACCGGAAAAGCAGCTACTAATTTGCCAATTTCAGCTCTCTTGGACGGATCAGTTGCACGAATTCCTTTCCCGCCACGGCCCGAAATACGGAATTCATAGGAAGAAGATCTTTTTCCGTAACCAAGCTCGCTAATTATCAAAAGCGTCTGCTCGTGAGCACTAAGTTCTGCGTAACGTTCATCACTTAATTCCGTTTCAGTTCCCTCTCCATTTTCATCAGCGACCGCAATATCTTCGGTATCAGCACCAGCTGCCCGCCGCTCCTGGAGCACCCGTTTAATGTAAGCGGAACGCTCAGCTGATGTCGCCTCAGTATGCTCTAAAATCGTCATTGAAATGACCTTATCGCCGTCAACGACGTTAATACCGCGCACCCCTATAGAATTACGTCCCGCGAATACGCGAACATCAGTTACAGGAAAACGGATACACTGCCCGTTAGCTGTTGTCAGAACGACGTCATCAAGCTCCGTGCAGGTTTCTACAGAAAGGATTTCATCTCCTTCTTCATCAAATTTCATCGCAATTTTACCATTACGATTAACTTGAACAAAGTCTGATAATTTATTCCTACGCACAGTCCCACGCGTTGTCGCAAACACAACATCCAGTGCGCTCCAGCTTGCCTCATCCTCCGGAAGAGGCATGATCGTTGTTATACGCTCATCTTTCTGTAAGGGTAACATATTAATTAAGGCTCGCCCGCGCGATTGCGGTGTACCAACAGGCAAACGCCAAACTTTTTCTTTATAAACAATCCCGCGCGACGAAAAGAAAAGAACCGGTGTATGTGTATTAACTACAAATAAACGGGTTACAAAATCCTCCTCCTTTGTAGTCATGCCAGAACGCCCCTTACCTCCGCGACGCTGAGCGCGATACGTATTTAAAGGTACTCGTTTAATATAACCACTATGACTAACCGTTACCACCATATCCTCTGGCACGATTAAATCTTCATTATCCATATCGGCGCTACCAAAGCCAAATACAGTACGCCGAGGAGTTGTAAATGTTTCGCGAAGAGCAGTCAATTCGTCTTTAACAATGTTCATAATCCGTGAACGCGACGCTAAAATAAGAAGATAATCAGCGATATCTACCCCAATTTTATTCAATTCATCCGCGACTTCATCACGCCCAAGTGCCGTCAACCTCTGTAAACGCAGTTCCAAAATAGCCCGCGCCTGCTCCTCAGATAAATTATATGTATTATCCTCGTGAATAATGTGCCGAGGATCATCAATAAGTTTAATTAAAGGCGCCACATCAGCAGCTAACCAACGCCGCTCCATTAACTGTATACGAGCTGTTTGCGGATCAGACGCTTTACGAATTAACGCTATAATTTCATCGATATTAGCGACGGCAATAGCAAGACCGACTAAAATATGCGCACGTTCGCGAGCCTTACGCAAAAGATATTTAGTCCGCCGGCTCACCACTTCTTCTCGAAAAGCGACAAACGCGCGAAGCATATCGAGCAAAGTCATTTGCTCAGGCTTTCCTCCATTTAACGCAACCATGTTACAACCGAAAGAAGTTTGCAGCGGCGTGTAACGATAAAGTTGATTCAAAACAATATCGGCAACAGCTTCTCTCTTAAGTTCAATAACCACCCTGTACCCGTCACGATCAGACTCGTCGCGTAAATCAGAAATCCCCTCAATACGCTTATCTCGCACTAATTCAGCTATTTTTTCAATCATCGTTGCTTTATTAACTTGATAAGGTATTTCGCTTACGATAATTGCCTGCCGACCACTGCGAATTTCTTCAATATCGACCTTAGCGCGCATAATAATCGAACCGCGCCCTGTTTCATAAGCCGACCGAATACCCGAACGACCGAGAATAATAGCACCTGTCGGAAAATCAGGCCCTGGAATAATCTCAATCATTTCGTCGAGTGTTATATCAGGGTTATCAATCAAAGCGATACACCCATTAACAACTTCGTCAAGATTGTGTGGGGGAATATTAGTCGCCATCCCCACAGCAATCCCGCCTGACCCGTTTACTAAAAGATTGGGAAAACGTGCTGGCAAAACCACGGGTTCATGTTCACGCCTATCGTAATTATCTTGGAAGTCGACAGTATCTTTACCGATATCAGTCAAGAGTTCTTCCGAAATTTTTTCTAAACGGCATTCAGTATAGCGCATAGCTGCGGGAGGATCACCATCAACAGAACCAAAATTTCCCTGTCCATCAATCAATGGATTCCGCAGAGAAAAATCCTGCGCCATGCGCACTAATGCATCATAAATTGAAGCGTCACCATGGGGGTGAAATTTCCCCATTACTTCACCAACGACACCTGCTGACTTGCGATAAGACTTGCTGAAAGAAAGCCCCATTTCATTCATCGCATAAAGAATACGCCGGTGAACAGGCTTAAGACCATCACGCACATCGGGCAGTGCGCGCGACACAATCACACTCATCGCATAATCGAGATAAGAGCGTTGCATCTCCTCTATAATACTGATCGGCTCAACACCAGTCAGCGCATCACGTTCTGATAGCGAAGTAAGGTCGGTCACAATTTTAATGCTTTCAAATTAAAGAATCACTCCACTCTTTTATACCGAAAAATACACCAAAATGCCAATTTCATTCCTGTTCCAAAGAAGAAATTTAACAATAATTTTCAATATGTTATTCACCAGTATTAAAAATAGTGGATAAAATGATCAGAATTTTCTCCCCTGAACCTTAAAAACATGAAATAAATAATTACAGAAACGCGCGCACACGAGCCAGCCTCGGTGCCGCTTTGAGCAATTATCTTAAACGGAAAATTATAACACCCTTGAGAGAAAAGCTATAGCCTCCGTTACAGCAGGTATTATTTTCAATTTTACCACAATTTCACGATACTGCCCTATCTTATCGGAGAATACCTCTATCCTCACAGAGCCTCCAACGCGTTACTTTTCATTTTCTGACCTTTAGCCGAAAACACCCCCCCGCGCTTCTTCTCTTAAATAATAATACCACCTCAAATCATCAAAAAGGTACATCATCATCTAATTGACGAGAAAATCCCCCTTCTGGCTGAGTACCGCCTTGACCAAAACCGCCCCTCTGATCAGAATCACCGCTCCCAAAATTACCGCCACTGTAACCAGAGTTACCGTAGCCGCTGCCTGATTGATTAGCATCTTGCACATGTTCCCCGCTACTTGCTCCGCGATTATCAAGCATCTGCAATTCACCGCGGTACTTCTGCAAAACGACCTCTGTTGTATAACGATCATTACCGTTTTGATCTTGCCACTTGCGTGTCTGCAACTGACCCTCAATATAAACTTTGCCACCTTTTCTTAAATATTGTTCCACAACCTTGATAAGATTTTCATTAAAAATGACAACGCTGTGCCATTCGGTGCGCTCTTTGCGCTCATTCGTGTTACGATCACGCCAACTTTCTGAAGTGGCAATGCGTAAATTTGCCACTTGATCACCGGAATTTAGGCGGCGAATTTCAGGATCCGCGCCAAGATTACCAATTAAAATAACTTTATTAAGGCTACCAGCCATCACATAAACTCCAGAATTTTAAACCGCCCCATTATAACAAAAGATGATAACAACGCATAGTTTATTCGATTACTTTAAAATAAAAATACCACTATCTCTACCATTTCTCCCACAAAATCTACGTTTTTTATCTCATAAGGATAATAGAATAGATTGTAATTTCAAAAAAATGGCCTTATCTGACGTTTAGCGTTCGATTTTGTCTGCATATGTCAAGGATGAACATGCCTCATCAAAAATATATCTCTATTCGCGGCGCGCGTGAACACAACCTCAAAAATATTGATCTTAATCTCCCTCGTGAAAAACTAATTGTTATAACAGGGCCTTCTGGTTCAGGGAAATCATCCTTAGCTTTTGACACAATTTACGCCGAGGGGCAACGTCGTTACGTTGAAAGCCTTTCCGCCTACGCACGCCAATTTTTGGAAATGATGCAAAAACCAAATGTTGATCAAATAGACGGGCTCTCCCCCACAATCGCTATTGAGCAAAAAACTACTACCCGTAACCCCCGCTCAACAGTTGGTACCGTAACTGAAATTTACGATTATATGCGCCTCCTTTTTGCTCGTGTTGGCGTTCCCTATTCGCCTGTTACAGGCCTTCCTATCGGGAGTCAGACGGTTAGCCAAATGGTTGATCAAATTATGGTCCTACCAGAAGGGACGCGGATCTTTATTATGGCGCCTCTAGTACAAGGGCGGAAAGGCGAATACAAAAGAGAATTGATGGAACTTTTAAAAAAAGGATTTCAGCGTGTCAAAGTTGATGGAAAATTCTACGAAATCCCTGATGTTCCTCCCCTTGATAAAAAATATAAACACGACATAGATGTAGTAGTCGACCGCATTATTGTGCATAATGACATCGCCTCCCGCTTAACCGACAGCATAGAAACCTGCCTGAAATTAGCAGATGGGATCGCAATTGCTGAAATGACGGATCAGCCTTTAACAAAAAAAGGAACCGCTAAAGAACCCGCTAATAAATCAAAAAATGAAACTCATAAAAGATTTATTTTTTCGGAAAAATTTGCCTGTCCCGTGTCGGGATTCTCCATTCCTGAAATCGAACCACGCCTTTTTTCATTCAATAACCCCTTCGGCGCTTGTCCTATTTGCGATGGTCTTGGTACCCAAAAGACAATTGATCCTGCAAGAATCGTTCCGAATGAAAATCTTACTTTGAAAGCCGGAGCAATTGCTCCTTGGTCTAAATCATCTTCACTCTACTATAAGCAAATTTTAGAGGGATTAGGAGAAGCTTACGGGTTTAAACTCACAGATAAATGGTGTGCACTTTCAGATGAAGCACAACGTGCTATTTTATACGGCTCACAAACAAAAGAAATCACCTTTGCTTATAAAGACGGCGCGCGCTCTTATACGGCGACTAAATGCTTTGAGGGTATTATCCCAAACATGAAGCGGCGATGGAAAGAAACCGATTCTGCGTGGTCCCGTGAAGAAATTGAGCGTTACATGTCTTCTTCGCCTTGTCCAGCTTGTAATGGTTACCGCCTAAAACCAGAAGCACTAGCTGTCAAAATCCACGGAATGCATATTGGACAAATATCGGAACTTTCTATTTTAAAAGCAGATGACTGGTTTGCTAATATCCATCAATATCTTGATGAAAAACAACGTAATATTGCAACGCGTATTTTAAAAGAAATCCGCGAACGTTTGGCATTTTTAAATCACGTGGGGCTCGAATATCTGACTTTATCCCGAACTTCAGGGACACTTTCAGGCGGAGAAAGTCAGCGTATTCGACTAGCATCCCAGATTGGCTCAGGTCTTATAGGTGTCCTTTATGTTTTGGACGAGCCATCTATCGGTTTACACCAGCGCGATAATGAACGACTTTTAGAAACGCTGCGCCATCTACGTGACCTTGGAAACACAGTCATAGTTGTTGAGCATGATGAAGATGCCATTCTTGCTGCAGACTATATCGTCGATATTGGCCCTGCCGCAGGCGTTCATGGTGGAGAAATCATAGCCCAAGGCACACCGCAAGAAATCATCGATGATCCATCTTCCCTTACCGGCCAATATCTCTCAGGCAAAATGGCTATCCCTATTCCTATTCAGCGACGCAAAATATCAAAATCGCTTAAAGTGATTGGTGCTCGAGGCAACAACCTTAAAAATATTAGTGCCAACATTCCTCTTGGAACCTTTACTTGCATAACGGGTATTTCAGGAGGAGGGAAATCAACATTTCTCATTGAGACCCTCTTTAAAGCTGCGTCGCGACATATTATGGGAAGCCATCAAAATCCAGCAAGCTATGATAAAATAGAAGGGCTAGAATTTCTTGATAAAGTAATTGATATTAATCAGTCACCTATCGGGCGAACTCCACGTTCTAATCCAGCGACCTATACCGGAGCTTTTACTCCGATCCGCGATTGGTTTGCTGAGCTTCCAGAATCAAAAGCCCGCGGTTATCAAGCAGGGCGTTTTTCATTCAATGTTAAAGGAGGACGTTGCGAAGCCTGCCAAGGTGACGGCGTTATCAAAATTGAAATGCACTTTCTACCTGATGTCTACGTTACTTGCGATGTGTGCCAAGGAAAGCGTTATAATCGGGAAACACTAGAGGTGAAATTTAAAGGAAAATCCATCGCAGATGTCCTCGATATGACTGTCGAAAAAGCCGAGAAATTTTTCCAAGCTGTTCCTGCTATCCATAACAAAATGAAAACCCTCGTCGCAGTCGGGCTTGGTTATATTAAAGTTGGACAACAAGCTACGACGTTGTCCGGTGGAGAAGCGCAGCGTGTAAAGCTCGCCAAAGAACTTTCACGCAAAGCAACAGGCCACACGCTTTATATTTTAGACGAACCGACAACTGGCTTACATTTTCACGATATTTCTAAACTTCTTGAAGTATTGCACGAACTCGTTGAGCAGGGTAATACTGTTGTGGTCATCGAACATAACCTCGAAGTCATTAAAACAGCCGACTGGATTATTGATTTAGGACCAGAAGGCGGAGACGGCGGTGGCGAAATTGTTGCTTCCGGGCGTCCTGAAGATATTATTAATGTCTCCGATTCTTATACCGGAAAATTTCTGAAAAAATTCCTGTTGCGCCAACCTCTGTATAACTCAGACTCTTAAGAAAATTATTGAACAATACAGTGGCAGACAAAGACGGGGTTGTGCCCTTATCTAAGCTATTTTTTCCTGTACGCGCTCCCCGGTTTTTGCGTCCCGTAAAAGGACAGAACTTTACTCCATGTTTACGATAAAATCTTACCAACAAAAAACACACAATCACATTATTTCTGATTTTTCCACGCAAAAAGTATTCATTGGTAAGCCCCGTAATTACAAAGTAATATATAACGGCTTAACTTTGAAGAGAAGATAATGTGGGATATAATTTTAAATAAAAAAATTGAAGCTATCATAAAACTTTTTGAACTTGACAAAGTGAAAGAAGCTCTTCAAAGAGTTGGTTTGCAGGGTAGCACTATGATAGAAGTAAAAAGCTTTGGCCTCCAACGAAGATGTATAAAACTCTATCACCGGGGAGTTAAATACATCGTCTATTTTCTGCCTAAAGTAAAAATTGAAATCACCATTCTTAATAAAACTCTAGAGAAAATTACTGAAGCAATATACAAAGCAATTCAAGCAAGGCATATTGGAGGCGGAAATATATTCGTCTCATCCATCAACGGTGCCACCTATATCTGTAACAGCGAGTCTAGCATTAATGCTCTCTAAAGATTTATGACATTTTCACCTTTTTATTCTCCCTCAGCCCAATAAGGAAATTAAATATGAAAACTGTATCAGATATCCTCAAGCAGATCGCCGATAATGATATACACTTTCTCGACTTGCGCTTCACTGATCCACGAGGTAAATTACACCATGTTACAATGGATGTTGCTGAGGTTAACGAGGACCTATTCACCGATGGTGTTATGTTCGACGGTTCTTCGATTGCCGGCTGGAAGACGATTAATGAATCCGACATGGTATTAATACCAGATCCCCAAACTGCCCACCTGGACCCTTTTTTTGCTCAGTCTACTTTGGTCATACTTTGTGATGTTTTCGAGCCTATTTCTCGAGAATTTTATAGCAGAGACCCCCGTTCTATTGCCAAAAAAGCTGAAGCTTATATGAAATTTTTAAACATCGGTGACACAGTTAATATAGGACCAGAAGCGGAATTTTTTATCTTTGATGATGTACGCTATAAAACTGATCCCTACAATACAGGCTTTAAACTTGATTCAAGTGAACTCCCATCGAATGACGACACTGAATATGAAGTAGGCAATCTCGGCCACCGCCCACGTGTAAAAGGCGGTTATCTTCCTGTTCCTCCTATCGATTCTTGCCAAGATATGCGTTCTGAAATGCTTACTGCACTGACAGATATGGGTGTACGCGTAGAAAAACACCATCATGAAGTAGCTGCGGCCCAGCATGAATTGGGCATCCGATTTGACACTCTGGTTCGTGAAGCTGATAAAATGCAAATTTTTAAGTATGTTGTGCATCAGATCGCAAATAGCTACGGGAAAACAGCCACTTTCATGCCGAAACCGATTTTCGGTGATAACGGCTCAGGTATGCACATTCACATATCGATCTGGAAAGATGGAAAGCCGGTCTTCGCGGGAAATAAATATGCTGGTTTATCAGAAACTTGCTTGTTCTTTATCGGCGGCATCATTAAACACGCGAAAGCCATAAACGCCTTTACAAACCCGTCCACAAATTCCTATAAGCGCTTAGTTCCTGGTTATGAAGCCCCTGTCCTTCTCGCATATTCTGCACGTAATCGTTCCGCAGCTTGCCGTATCCCATTTGGATCCCAGCCAAATTCAAAACGCGTAGAAGTTCGTTTTCCAGACCCAACCGCGAACCCATATCTGGCATTTGCAGCAATTTTAATGGCTGGTCTTGATGGCATCAAAAACAAAATTCAACCCGGGCAAGCTATGGATAAAAATCTTTATGAACTGCCTCCAAAAGAGCTCAAGGACATCCCTACAGTTTCAAGAAGTCTACGTGAAGCACTTGAAGCTCTCGATAAAGATCGCGATTTCCTTAAAGCTGGAAATGTTTTTGATGACCAACAGATTAATTCTTATATTCAATTGAAAATGCAAGAAGTTACGCGCTACGAGGCAACTCCACATCCTGTCGAATTTGATATGTACTACTCTGTTTAAAAAACAAACAATTTCATCCAATCCGGGAATGGAAGTCAAAAGCTTTCATTTCTGGGGAGTGTTTTTTTCATTTATGAATGATGACTTACCTGTTGCCTTTAATATAATAAATTGGGCTACTTGAGCCCGTTATTAAACTTTCTAAGATGCAAATCCAGCAACTTTCTTCTGTTTTTTATTCTCCCCTCATTGTACGAACGACCCAAAATTGAATAAAGAACAACGAAAATTCATAATTCTAAATAGCAAAATCCTTTGAAAAACCAGCGCTGACGCCACCTTAATTCAACCTCTTTCTGAATCATTTGATGATCACTCTATCCGAAAAGCTTAATAAATTCAGGATTTCGTTTAATTGTGAAAAAACCAACAGAACAGCTAATAAAAAATTATAAAAATCATTCAAACCCGAAGCTATGAAAGAAGATCTAGGATACTTTTTGTATGTTCTGGAATCTACCGATATAGAAAATAACGAAAAAAAGCCTACCAAAATTAGCTTCTCATTCAAAGATAATCAGCGACATTTTATTTTTATAATAAGAACGATTCAATCTTAAATACAATAAACGAAGAAGTATTTTCTGGATTTTTAAAACTAAAAACTAAAAAAACTTATCTATGAATAAGCAAAAATAACTTCTGCTGCTGCTTTAAATTCAGAATTCTTGTAAGCGCGGCGCGTCATCACTTCCTCATCAATGCCCCATTGTTCCATCGTCCAATCTTCATCTAAATGCGCAATAGCCCAAGCCTTATCCAAACTGATTTTCCTTTCGGCTACAGCGAGAGCAATGAGAGCGGAACCGGTCAAAGTGGTTATCGTATGAAGCGCAGCAAGTATATAAGGAGATTCTATCCGACGTAAA
Protein-coding sequences here:
- a CDS encoding P-II family nitrogen regulator, whose translation is MWDIILNKKIEAIIKLFELDKVKEALQRVGLQGSTMIEVKSFGLQRRCIKLYHRGVKYIVYFLPKVKIEITILNKTLEKITEAIYKAIQARHIGGGNIFVSSINGATYICNSESSINAL
- the uvrA gene encoding excinuclease ABC subunit UvrA, which encodes MPHQKYISIRGAREHNLKNIDLNLPREKLIVITGPSGSGKSSLAFDTIYAEGQRRYVESLSAYARQFLEMMQKPNVDQIDGLSPTIAIEQKTTTRNPRSTVGTVTEIYDYMRLLFARVGVPYSPVTGLPIGSQTVSQMVDQIMVLPEGTRIFIMAPLVQGRKGEYKRELMELLKKGFQRVKVDGKFYEIPDVPPLDKKYKHDIDVVVDRIIVHNDIASRLTDSIETCLKLADGIAIAEMTDQPLTKKGTAKEPANKSKNETHKRFIFSEKFACPVSGFSIPEIEPRLFSFNNPFGACPICDGLGTQKTIDPARIVPNENLTLKAGAIAPWSKSSSLYYKQILEGLGEAYGFKLTDKWCALSDEAQRAILYGSQTKEITFAYKDGARSYTATKCFEGIIPNMKRRWKETDSAWSREEIERYMSSSPCPACNGYRLKPEALAVKIHGMHIGQISELSILKADDWFANIHQYLDEKQRNIATRILKEIRERLAFLNHVGLEYLTLSRTSGTLSGGESQRIRLASQIGSGLIGVLYVLDEPSIGLHQRDNERLLETLRHLRDLGNTVIVVEHDEDAILAADYIVDIGPAAGVHGGEIIAQGTPQEIIDDPSSLTGQYLSGKMAIPIPIQRRKISKSLKVIGARGNNLKNISANIPLGTFTCITGISGGGKSTFLIETLFKAASRHIMGSHQNPASYDKIEGLEFLDKVIDINQSPIGRTPRSNPATYTGAFTPIRDWFAELPESKARGYQAGRFSFNVKGGRCEACQGDGVIKIEMHFLPDVYVTCDVCQGKRYNRETLEVKFKGKSIADVLDMTVEKAEKFFQAVPAIHNKMKTLVAVGLGYIKVGQQATTLSGGEAQRVKLAKELSRKATGHTLYILDEPTTGLHFHDISKLLEVLHELVEQGNTVVVIEHNLEVIKTADWIIDLGPEGGDGGGEIVASGRPEDIINVSDSYTGKFLKKFLLRQPLYNSDS
- the glnA gene encoding type I glutamate--ammonia ligase, which translates into the protein MKTVSDILKQIADNDIHFLDLRFTDPRGKLHHVTMDVAEVNEDLFTDGVMFDGSSIAGWKTINESDMVLIPDPQTAHLDPFFAQSTLVILCDVFEPISREFYSRDPRSIAKKAEAYMKFLNIGDTVNIGPEAEFFIFDDVRYKTDPYNTGFKLDSSELPSNDDTEYEVGNLGHRPRVKGGYLPVPPIDSCQDMRSEMLTALTDMGVRVEKHHHEVAAAQHELGIRFDTLVREADKMQIFKYVVHQIANSYGKTATFMPKPIFGDNGSGMHIHISIWKDGKPVFAGNKYAGLSETCLFFIGGIIKHAKAINAFTNPSTNSYKRLVPGYEAPVLLAYSARNRSAACRIPFGSQPNSKRVEVRFPDPTANPYLAFAAILMAGLDGIKNKIQPGQAMDKNLYELPPKELKDIPTVSRSLREALEALDKDRDFLKAGNVFDDQQINSYIQLKMQEVTRYEATPHPVEFDMYYSV
- the ssb gene encoding single-stranded DNA-binding protein, coding for MAGSLNKVILIGNLGADPEIRRLNSGDQVANLRIATSESWRDRNTNERKERTEWHSVVIFNENLIKVVEQYLRKGGKVYIEGQLQTRKWQDQNGNDRYTTEVVLQKYRGELQMLDNRGASSGEHVQDANQSGSGYGNSGYSGGNFGSGDSDQRGGFGQGGTQPEGGFSRQLDDDVPF